The following is a genomic window from Spirosoma agri.
GCCGCTCATCGTTCGGGGTATCGGGATGGGCATGATCTTTATCCCGCTGACCACGATCACGTTAGCCGATCTGCCGGGCGTCAAGATTCCGCAGGGGTCTGCCTTGACCGGTATGATTCGTCAGCTGGGCGGTACGTTCGGAACGGCAATCATGACCACCTATATTTCGACCCGTACCATTCTCCATTCGTCGCGTCTGTCGGATAATGTATCGATTTACAATCCGCTATCCGCCGAACGGATCAGGCAGTATACGAACCTGTTTCTGTCAAAAGGTGATGCGCTGGCGACCGCAACGAGTAAGGCATACGGCATCATGCAGGGGGCTGTGATCAAGCAGGCGCTGGTCATGACCTATGCCGATTCGTTCCTGATTATCGGGGGATTCTTCCTGATCTGTGTACCGTTGCTGTTACTGTTTATTGGTAAGAAAATCGAAGCACCGGCCCACACGGAGATGGTGATGGAGTAGGAGCCTGAGTGGAAAGTCTGGATGCCAAGAGCGGCAGTTGTTTTCGCCCCCCTCAACACTCATTGAGGGGGGCGATTTACATTTATCGAATACGGTAGTTGACTAAGCTGTTGGGCTTCATCTTCGATACGGACTGTCTGCTTACCGGAAGCTACAGGTGCAGCGTACTGCCTCACCTTCCGTCTCAGGGATCGTAATTCGTTCTATTTTATGGCCAGATCAATCAGCGTTCCGAGCAGTAGCGCTGCCAGCGAGAAGGTTATCATGCCCAGCACATACGCACAGAGCGCCTTTACATAATTAGCAATCTTCCGCTTGTCGAAAAACTGACCTATCGCCCACGTGCAGTACCCTACGCCAACGATACCGGCAATCTGCATCGAACTCAGATGGGTTAGTCCCTGAAAAATGGCAAAAGCGGTAAAAATCAACATCGCCATTCCCATTACGAAACATAGGAGAATCAGAATTTCAAAAAAGTTATACCCGTACTTTCTGAAAAATAGCTTCGCCCAGAAAGCGATAAAGACGCCCATAATGATGTTAGCGTAACCATAGTGGTCTTGAATCCATTTAAAAATGACACCCGTGG
Proteins encoded in this region:
- a CDS encoding DUF3667 domain-containing protein produces the protein MQALSCSNCQQEVTHKYCAHCGQPVALKRIDGHYIKHEIEHVLHFERGLLYTVRELLVSPGDNVRHYISENRSRLVKPIIFIIITSLLYTIINHFFHIEDGYMKLDEAKKTTTGVIFKWIQDHYGYANIIMGVFIAFWAKLFFRKYGYNFFEILILLCFVMGMAMLIFTAFAIFQGLTHLSSMQIAGIVGVGYCTWAIGQFFDKRKIANYVKALCAYVLGMITFSLAALLLGTLIDLAIK